A single region of the Gracilibacillus caseinilyticus genome encodes:
- a CDS encoding zinc-binding alcohol dehydrogenase family protein codes for MECIVCEQPNSLVQTSRTTPLKEKGQAIINIKRIGVCGTDLHAYKGNQPFFQYPRVLGHELAGTVEWIDQHATNIKEGDRVSIIPYLECGTCIACRNNKPNCCMDLKVIGVHLDGGMCEQISVPIEHLLVTNDISLDEAAVLEPLSIGAHAIKRSSLIAGDTVLVIGAGPIGLGVMAFAKQEGAEVIAMDVNTNRLGFCSDWAQVDHLIDAGQAPLDTLYDLTGGNLPSIVFDATGHCLSMMEAFQYTAHGGELVYVGLVKDHITFFDPDFHAKELSLLASRNATRDDFDYVKRFIQMNKINIGNYITHRTAFKYTVNTFNEWLDPETNVIKAIIEL; via the coding sequence ATGGAATGTATTGTATGCGAACAACCGAATAGTTTGGTGCAAACGAGCAGAACAACGCCATTAAAAGAAAAGGGGCAGGCAATAATTAATATCAAACGGATAGGAGTTTGTGGAACAGATCTTCATGCATATAAAGGAAATCAACCATTCTTTCAATATCCTCGAGTATTAGGGCATGAGTTAGCAGGAACAGTAGAATGGATTGATCAACATGCTACTAATATAAAGGAAGGGGATCGGGTTAGCATCATCCCCTACCTTGAATGTGGTACTTGTATCGCCTGCAGAAATAATAAGCCTAATTGTTGTATGGATCTGAAGGTTATCGGCGTGCATCTGGACGGTGGGATGTGTGAACAAATTTCCGTTCCCATTGAGCATTTGCTCGTAACAAATGATATATCTTTAGATGAGGCAGCGGTACTTGAGCCACTTAGTATTGGGGCACATGCTATCAAACGTTCCAGTCTAATTGCCGGTGATACGGTACTTGTTATAGGCGCAGGACCAATTGGCTTAGGGGTGATGGCTTTTGCCAAACAAGAAGGTGCTGAAGTTATTGCAATGGATGTAAATACAAATAGATTGGGTTTCTGCAGTGATTGGGCTCAAGTTGACCATCTTATCGATGCCGGGCAAGCGCCGTTGGATACCTTGTATGATTTAACAGGTGGAAATTTGCCATCCATTGTATTTGATGCAACAGGTCATTGTCTTTCAATGATGGAGGCATTTCAATATACTGCGCATGGCGGTGAATTAGTCTATGTAGGCTTAGTAAAGGACCACATCACTTTTTTTGATCCGGATTTTCATGCGAAGGAACTTTCTTTACTAGCTAGTCGAAATGCTACGAGGGATGATTTTGATTATGTTAAACGTTTCATACAAATGAATAAAATAAATATAGGTAACTATATCACACACCGTACAGCATTTAAATACACAGTTAACACCTTTAATGAATGGTTAGATCCTGAAACTAACGTGATAAAAGCAATAATAGAATTGTAA
- a CDS encoding glycoside hydrolase family 127 protein, translating to MRTKEQTLSKMKPIPLKDVSIHDPFWGPWQQLVKNSIIPYQWDALNDRIPGAEPSRTIGNFEMAADRKQGTHYGMVFQDSDLYKWMETVAFSLQIDRDPHWENIMDDVIELIKEAQEDDGYLHTYFSVNEPDKKWTDLKEAHELYCAGHLIEAAVAYYNATGKKQIIEIVSKLVDHISAVLGNRPNQKNGYPGHPEIELALMKLYNTTKDQKYLDLCQYFIEERGQRNPVHYYNQELEQKGVVKKLDDRNYDYYQAHLPVREQTTAEGHAVRATYLYSGMVDLANELEDEELLEVCRVLWDNTVNKRMYVTGGIGSSSHEERFTVDYDLPNDRAYTETCASIALIMWAHRMVQIEADHQYTDILERALYNGALSGISLDGKGYFYVNPLEVWPHTANCRHDMQTVKTTRQQWFGCACCPPNIARLLASLGEYIYSTNDKGIFVHLYIGGHTSFEMDGQRVNLEQTSEYPWDGRVTFTISTEKPTTFTLSPRIPGWCRNAKIVVNGKEETVPVNKGYASITREWEDGDSVELLFEMPVEVVRAHPDVRNNAGKVVLQRGPVIYCLEENDNGSNLQDIQLKTDEPFTVQYEPELLEGVNVIIGNAVQTVRKSVENNLYSTQRYPVTDRSITAIPYYAWSNRGENEMTVWIREF from the coding sequence ATGAGAACGAAAGAACAGACCTTATCTAAAATGAAGCCAATCCCATTAAAGGATGTATCGATTCATGATCCATTTTGGGGCCCATGGCAACAACTTGTGAAGAATTCTATCATTCCTTATCAATGGGATGCTTTAAATGATCGTATTCCAGGAGCAGAACCGAGCCGAACTATTGGAAATTTCGAAATGGCTGCAGATCGTAAACAAGGTACACACTATGGCATGGTCTTCCAGGATAGTGATTTGTATAAATGGATGGAGACAGTTGCTTTCTCTTTGCAAATTGATCGTGATCCTCACTGGGAAAACATAATGGATGACGTCATTGAATTGATAAAGGAAGCGCAGGAGGATGATGGTTACCTTCATACTTATTTTTCTGTCAATGAGCCAGACAAGAAATGGACGGATTTAAAAGAGGCACATGAATTGTATTGTGCTGGTCACTTGATTGAAGCGGCCGTGGCTTATTACAATGCGACAGGTAAGAAACAAATTATTGAGATAGTCAGTAAATTAGTCGACCATATCTCTGCAGTATTAGGGAATCGACCGAATCAAAAGAACGGATACCCGGGACATCCAGAGATTGAACTAGCGTTAATGAAACTGTATAACACAACAAAAGATCAAAAATACCTAGATTTGTGTCAATATTTTATCGAGGAAAGAGGGCAGCGAAATCCTGTTCATTATTATAATCAAGAATTAGAGCAAAAAGGTGTCGTTAAAAAATTAGATGATCGAAATTATGATTATTATCAAGCTCATTTACCGGTAAGAGAGCAAACTACAGCAGAAGGTCATGCCGTAAGGGCAACTTATTTATACAGTGGTATGGTCGATTTAGCTAATGAATTGGAAGATGAAGAGTTATTGGAAGTGTGTCGAGTCTTATGGGACAATACCGTCAACAAGCGGATGTATGTAACCGGAGGAATCGGTTCCTCTTCTCATGAAGAGCGTTTTACAGTAGATTATGATCTGCCTAATGACCGTGCCTATACCGAGACATGTGCTTCTATTGCTTTGATCATGTGGGCGCATCGCATGGTGCAAATCGAAGCAGACCATCAATACACTGATATTCTAGAGCGAGCATTATACAATGGGGCATTGAGTGGCATATCATTAGATGGTAAAGGATATTTCTATGTGAATCCACTGGAGGTCTGGCCACATACAGCAAACTGCCGCCATGATATGCAAACAGTCAAAACAACGAGACAGCAATGGTTTGGCTGTGCATGCTGTCCACCGAATATTGCAAGACTATTAGCATCACTTGGTGAATATATTTATTCAACGAATGATAAAGGGATATTTGTCCACTTATATATTGGTGGTCATACATCCTTTGAGATGGATGGACAGCGAGTAAATTTAGAACAAACATCAGAATATCCGTGGGATGGGAGAGTTACTTTTACCATTTCAACTGAGAAACCCACAACATTCACCTTATCCCCCCGAATTCCAGGCTGGTGCAGAAATGCTAAAATCGTCGTGAATGGCAAAGAAGAGACGGTACCTGTTAACAAGGGATATGCCAGCATAACAAGAGAATGGGAGGATGGAGATTCTGTTGAATTATTATTTGAGATGCCAGTAGAAGTAGTCCGAGCACATCCTGATGTTCGTAATAATGCTGGAAAAGTAGTATTACAGCGAGGGCCAGTTATTTACTGTTTAGAAGAAAACGATAATGGTTCAAATCTCCAGGATATACAGTTAAAGACAGATGAGCCCTTTACCGTACAGTATGAACCGGAATTATTAGAAGGCGTCAATGTGATAATCGGAAATGCTGTACAAACGGTAAGAAAATCAGTTGAAAATAACTTGTATTCGACGCAACGATATCCGGTCACAGATAGAAGCATAACCGCAATTCCTTACTATGCATGGAGTAACCGCGGAGAGAACGAAATGACAGTCTGGATACGAGAATTTTAA
- a CDS encoding extracellular solute-binding protein, with protein sequence MKRMKTKFFSLFFLVLLVLVSCSNNESASSGEGDNTDNEDRPTIHFMTNLLTPNVPNDKILTKVEEATGYNLEIDWVPDNNYNERLNTAFATNSLPDVVGIGFQQIDQFKEAIRDGQFWEIGPYLEDYENLSKLKDEIIDNSKIDGKVYGLYQGRPLSRSGIIYRKDWADNLGLSAPTTTEEFFEMAKAFTEDDPDGNGEDDTIGLTDRSDLIYGSFKTIASWFGTPNYWGVKEDEILPQFTFPEYMDTMNFMKALRDNGYMNKDFPVTSKEDQTEMFKNGTAGLYVGSMSDVKSMYEDASKINPDVEYDVQNYVEGPDGEYGVWSIPGYGSLMLFPKSSVESEEELKDILTFYDYLMTPEVANLALWGEEGMHYELIDGQAKVIDQDKYDAEVRPYKIFEIGEPETSGKYEGYNDYEPALKAKELEKDNENYLIENPTVTLDSETYAAKAGELDQIMTDATYQYILGDMDEEGFEAAIGKWKEAGGQEALQEFNESYQK encoded by the coding sequence ATGAAAAGGATGAAAACAAAATTTTTTAGTCTATTTTTTTTAGTGTTATTAGTATTAGTCAGTTGCAGCAATAATGAAAGCGCTTCTAGTGGTGAGGGTGATAACACTGATAACGAAGACCGTCCAACGATTCATTTTATGACCAATTTATTAACACCGAATGTACCGAATGATAAGATTCTAACAAAGGTGGAAGAGGCTACTGGTTATAATTTAGAAATCGATTGGGTACCTGACAATAATTACAATGAAAGACTGAATACTGCTTTTGCAACAAACTCCTTGCCAGATGTAGTCGGGATTGGATTTCAACAAATTGATCAGTTTAAAGAAGCGATTCGCGATGGTCAGTTTTGGGAGATCGGACCATATTTAGAGGACTATGAGAATCTAAGTAAGTTGAAAGATGAAATAATTGATAATTCAAAAATAGATGGCAAAGTTTATGGATTATATCAAGGAAGACCTTTATCACGTTCTGGCATTATTTATCGAAAAGACTGGGCCGATAATCTTGGACTTTCAGCACCTACTACAACCGAAGAATTCTTTGAAATGGCCAAAGCATTTACCGAAGATGATCCGGATGGGAATGGAGAGGATGATACGATTGGTCTGACGGATCGAAGTGATCTGATATATGGTTCCTTTAAAACCATCGCTTCTTGGTTCGGAACACCGAACTATTGGGGAGTCAAAGAGGATGAAATCTTACCGCAATTTACGTTTCCGGAGTATATGGATACAATGAATTTCATGAAAGCATTACGCGACAATGGTTACATGAACAAAGACTTTCCGGTGACCAGTAAAGAAGATCAGACAGAGATGTTTAAAAATGGAACGGCTGGGCTTTATGTTGGTTCTATGTCTGATGTGAAGTCTATGTATGAAGATGCATCAAAGATTAATCCCGATGTAGAATATGATGTGCAAAATTATGTGGAAGGTCCTGATGGGGAATATGGGGTTTGGTCGATACCTGGATATGGTAGTTTAATGTTATTTCCTAAGTCCTCTGTCGAATCTGAAGAGGAACTAAAGGATATATTGACTTTTTATGATTATTTGATGACACCTGAAGTTGCTAACTTAGCATTATGGGGCGAAGAAGGGATGCATTATGAATTGATCGATGGGCAGGCGAAAGTGATTGATCAGGACAAATATGATGCAGAGGTAAGACCTTATAAAATATTTGAAATTGGTGAACCAGAAACAAGCGGAAAATATGAAGGTTATAATGATTATGAACCAGCTCTTAAAGCCAAAGAATTAGAAAAAGATAACGAAAATTACTTGATCGAAAACCCTACGGTTACGCTTGACTCGGAAACTTATGCTGCAAAAGCAGGAGAATTAGACCAAATTATGACTGATGCAACGTACCAATATATCCTTGGTGATATGGATGAAGAAGGATTCGAAGCAGCTATCGGGAAGTGGAAAGAAGCAGGAGGACAGGAAGCATTACAAGAATTTAATGAGAGCTATCAAAAGTAA
- a CDS encoding AraC family transcriptional regulator — protein sequence MTFIKLDIETPVNYISGGLFETDQHWAHKRRTINNYEMIIGVNETLFIEQDGTQYEVQPGDVLFLYPDKVHNGYKICNKHISFYWFHFECDNISTACTINDDMVLHIRTNPEASRKIKSIYFPKFSSLMFADRLNILANQLLDVDNSNYYSRMSVNYLMTALLIEFSEQTFVHSSIHESAFNENDININHILEWARIHAFNGITVSTVADRFSYNKEYLSRYFKKKTGKTLQSYIHALRISKAKDLLIGTRQNIKVIAESVGIEDEKYFMRLFKKHEKITPTEYRKAFGKTRLNLD from the coding sequence ATGACGTTTATTAAACTAGATATTGAAACACCTGTTAACTATATATCAGGTGGACTATTTGAAACCGATCAACACTGGGCTCATAAGAGGAGGACAATCAATAACTACGAAATGATCATTGGCGTTAACGAAACACTGTTTATTGAACAAGACGGAACGCAGTATGAAGTTCAACCAGGAGATGTCCTGTTTTTGTATCCAGATAAAGTTCATAATGGCTATAAGATTTGCAATAAACACATTTCATTTTATTGGTTTCATTTTGAATGTGATAATATTTCGACTGCATGCACCATAAACGATGATATGGTCTTGCACATTCGTACCAATCCAGAAGCGAGCAGAAAAATAAAAAGTATTTATTTCCCGAAATTTTCATCGTTGATGTTTGCCGATCGTCTCAACATTTTGGCCAATCAATTACTGGACGTGGATAATTCCAACTACTACTCACGTATGAGCGTCAATTATTTAATGACTGCGCTATTGATCGAGTTTTCCGAACAGACTTTTGTTCACTCTTCTATACATGAATCCGCTTTCAATGAAAATGATATTAATATTAATCATATTTTAGAATGGGCACGTATTCATGCATTTAACGGCATTACCGTTTCTACTGTAGCTGACAGATTCAGTTACAACAAGGAATACCTGTCACGTTATTTCAAGAAAAAAACCGGGAAAACACTGCAATCCTATATTCATGCATTACGGATTTCCAAAGCGAAGGATTTACTTATAGGTACACGCCAAAACATTAAAGTGATAGCAGAAAGTGTGGGAATTGAAGATGAGAAATACTTCATGCGGTTATTTAAGAAACACGAGAAAATAACACCTACTGAATACCGGAAGGCGTTTGGTAAGACGCGATTGAACCTGGATTGA
- a CDS encoding Ger(x)C family spore germination protein, producing the protein MKHKCVTIFSGIIMLMLLTACWDTVELEDRAFVAGQALDIAEQQEQGDQTTFEMTEQLVVPSGLGTILRPGGGPAFRNISEAGQSLYDMDTKISRQINRVSNIEHLEISLISKEIAEKEGLFPKILDVFTRHQKMRRGLLIAVTEEKAADYLNVQPEHVKLPARYLSELLENKRVPVTTEPIRIGDVQEHLLNNQSFVIPVLQIVSDKVVEYKGLGVFRGQSGQMTGVLADDHAKGRNIIVGENQQGTITTTLLKEPITYFLDNGTSKFTLTNRVKDNLHFTVEIHLNARIAEYFGSMEMYSKKNQNKLKKALEKRIEKIAQDAVTKVKDDLQVDIFTFDDYLRIHHYDFWQDIKQNWDTGENYFSKSTIKVVVDADIEQPGNTYQVKNKKERN; encoded by the coding sequence GTGAAACATAAATGTGTTACCATATTCTCTGGTATCATCATGTTGATGCTGCTCACGGCATGCTGGGATACTGTTGAGCTGGAGGACAGAGCATTTGTAGCTGGACAAGCTTTAGATATAGCGGAGCAACAAGAACAAGGTGATCAAACTACCTTTGAAATGACAGAACAATTAGTGGTTCCATCTGGTTTAGGGACAATTCTTCGACCAGGTGGTGGTCCTGCATTTCGAAATATATCAGAAGCAGGGCAAAGCTTATATGATATGGACACTAAAATTTCCAGGCAGATTAATCGGGTTAGTAATATTGAGCATTTAGAAATATCGTTGATTTCAAAAGAGATTGCAGAAAAGGAAGGTTTATTTCCGAAGATACTAGACGTATTTACTAGGCATCAGAAAATGAGAAGAGGTCTATTAATAGCTGTTACCGAAGAAAAAGCTGCAGACTATTTAAATGTTCAGCCGGAGCATGTGAAACTGCCCGCACGTTATCTTAGTGAACTGCTGGAGAATAAACGGGTACCCGTCACAACGGAACCTATTCGCATTGGGGATGTTCAGGAACATCTACTGAATAATCAGAGCTTTGTTATCCCGGTTCTTCAAATTGTCTCTGATAAAGTAGTTGAATATAAAGGTCTAGGAGTATTTCGTGGGCAGTCAGGTCAGATGACCGGTGTTCTAGCGGATGATCATGCGAAAGGTCGAAACATCATTGTAGGCGAAAATCAACAGGGAACTATCACAACAACTCTACTCAAAGAACCTATTACGTATTTTTTAGATAATGGAACTAGTAAATTTACATTAACGAATAGAGTGAAAGATAATTTACATTTTACTGTGGAGATTCATTTAAATGCAAGAATAGCTGAATATTTTGGATCAATGGAAATGTACAGCAAAAAAAATCAAAATAAATTAAAAAAGGCATTGGAGAAAAGAATCGAGAAAATAGCGCAGGACGCAGTAACTAAGGTGAAGGACGATTTACAAGTAGATATATTTACTTTTGATGATTACCTTCGTATCCATCACTACGATTTTTGGCAAGACATTAAACAGAATTGGGATACAGGAGAAAACTACTTTTCTAAAAGTACAATCAAGGTAGTAGTGGATGCCGATATAGAACAACCAGGAAACACCTACCAAGTGAAGAATAAGAAAGAAAGGAATTAA
- a CDS encoding spore germination protein yields MVRASFFQRLRTRKQATESSDKKVILSSLSHNLDDNLQNMKRVLGDSSDLIVRELLIGNLNQRAAIIYLSGITDERRINNNILQMIQSNVKSFGNNILDDIEKEVISVTDTHQSDDLDDIAFSILNGNTAFFMDGIERVLLMGTAGGKERAIEQPDSETLIRGPREGFVESIQTNLALIRRNIKDPNLRFKEFEIGERSKQKLVLCYIEGITNENIITEVNRRLETIDIDYASDSATVEQWIEDSFLSPFPQLLDTERPDRVIFELMQGRIAILLDGSPFALIGPISIADTVHSMEDYNQRWLTSSLLRLLRFLTVIISLILPALYIALVSYHPGMIPITLTYSIAATREGVAFPTGIEAILMAVTFEILHEAGVRLPKIIGQTIGIVGGLVIGESAVSAGIVSPIMVVVTALTAISSFSIPIYSATASFRILRFAFMIAASFLGLYGIALAYIMVNIHFVNLKSIGMPYSVPFSPVFFKDLKDVVIRAPITNLTRRPRYLKPFDNQSKNTNLKKRK; encoded by the coding sequence ATGGTGCGAGCATCATTCTTTCAACGTTTAAGGACTAGAAAACAAGCCACGGAATCTTCAGATAAAAAGGTGATTTTGAGTTCACTCAGTCACAACTTAGATGATAATCTGCAGAATATGAAGCGGGTGCTTGGTGACTCTAGTGATTTGATAGTAAGAGAACTGCTTATTGGAAATTTGAATCAACGAGCAGCTATTATTTATCTCAGTGGAATTACTGACGAGAGAAGAATTAACAATAATATTCTGCAAATGATTCAATCTAATGTGAAATCGTTTGGAAATAATATTTTGGATGACATTGAGAAAGAAGTAATTTCCGTTACAGATACCCATCAGTCGGATGATCTGGATGACATAGCATTTAGCATCCTGAATGGCAATACTGCGTTTTTTATGGATGGAATTGAGCGCGTATTATTAATGGGTACTGCTGGAGGAAAAGAACGGGCGATTGAACAACCAGATTCGGAAACATTAATTCGTGGACCGAGAGAAGGATTTGTTGAAAGTATTCAAACGAATCTAGCCTTAATACGCCGAAACATTAAAGATCCGAATCTTCGTTTTAAAGAATTTGAAATTGGAGAACGGTCAAAACAGAAATTAGTTCTTTGTTATATAGAAGGTATTACAAATGAAAATATAATTACGGAAGTAAACAGAAGATTGGAAACGATAGATATTGATTATGCTTCGGATTCTGCTACTGTGGAGCAATGGATTGAGGACAGTTTCTTATCTCCATTTCCACAGCTTTTAGATACGGAACGTCCCGATCGGGTGATTTTTGAACTAATGCAAGGCAGAATAGCTATTCTGCTTGATGGTTCTCCTTTTGCGTTAATAGGACCTATTTCGATTGCGGATACCGTTCATTCTATGGAAGATTATAACCAGCGATGGTTAACCTCAAGTTTGTTGCGGCTGTTACGATTTTTGACTGTTATTATTTCACTTATCTTGCCAGCTTTATACATTGCACTTGTATCCTATCACCCAGGGATGATACCGATAACTTTAACCTATTCCATAGCTGCTACCAGGGAAGGAGTAGCATTCCCTACTGGAATTGAAGCCATCTTGATGGCTGTTACATTTGAAATATTACATGAAGCAGGGGTTCGCCTTCCGAAAATTATTGGTCAGACAATCGGAATTGTTGGAGGTTTAGTAATTGGTGAATCAGCAGTGAGTGCAGGAATTGTCAGTCCAATTATGGTTGTTGTAACAGCTCTGACCGCCATTTCATCTTTTAGTATTCCGATTTACAGTGCGACAGCGTCATTCAGAATCTTACGGTTTGCTTTTATGATAGCAGCCTCTTTTTTAGGTTTGTATGGAATTGCTTTAGCTTATATCATGGTAAATATTCATTTTGTCAATTTAAAGAGTATTGGTATGCCTTATTCGGTTCCATTTTCACCAGTATTTTTTAAAGATTTGAAAGACGTCGTGATACGTGCGCCAATTACTAATTTAACGCGACGTCCACGTTATTTAAAGCCGTTCGATAATCAATCAAAAAACACTAACCTTAAAAAAAGGAAGTAA
- a CDS encoding AraC family transcriptional regulator produces MKSTFELSRINELFPYSFTYKNSKKPQNELPDHIHHFHEIIFVHDGNGLFFIHNTLYKMNKGDVFIIPKDTLHHAKPDKNDLITSSVIFFSSALVHTNAIDESFSYLYLIETVKKEKNFKIQLTENEQLILEDHLSNIDKELSSRKIGSIHASLLFTQHILLELTRIKANQSRDKPGETNMPYDWMQHILVYIEENINRNISLSSLAKESLVSPAHFSRVFKQLTGMGPTAYINKKRILQSKELLLHTNHTIAFIADKIGFESTPHFYRTFKKYAGMTPSEFRKKHVSN; encoded by the coding sequence GTGAAATCTACTTTTGAACTTTCAAGGATCAATGAATTGTTTCCTTATTCGTTTACCTATAAGAACAGTAAAAAACCTCAAAATGAACTACCAGACCATATACATCATTTTCATGAAATTATTTTTGTTCACGATGGGAACGGATTATTTTTCATTCACAATACCCTCTACAAAATGAACAAAGGGGATGTGTTTATTATCCCTAAAGACACGTTACACCACGCTAAGCCAGACAAGAACGACTTAATCACTTCTTCTGTCATTTTCTTTAGTTCAGCTTTGGTTCATACTAATGCAATCGATGAATCTTTTTCCTATTTGTACCTGATCGAAACCGTTAAAAAAGAGAAAAATTTCAAGATACAGCTCACTGAAAATGAGCAATTAATATTGGAGGATCACTTAAGTAATATTGATAAAGAGTTATCTTCCAGAAAAATCGGATCCATTCACGCCTCACTGCTGTTTACACAGCACATCCTATTAGAATTGACGAGAATTAAAGCAAATCAGAGTCGTGATAAACCTGGAGAAACAAATATGCCCTATGATTGGATGCAACACATCTTAGTATACATTGAAGAAAATATAAATCGGAACATTTCCCTATCAAGCTTGGCTAAAGAATCTTTAGTCAGTCCCGCTCACTTCAGCAGAGTCTTTAAACAGCTAACCGGAATGGGTCCAACTGCATATATCAATAAAAAACGGATCCTACAGTCCAAAGAATTACTATTACATACAAATCATACAATAGCCTTCATAGCAGATAAAATCGGATTTGAAAGCACACCGCATTTTTATCGAACCTTTAAAAAATATGCAGGAATGACCCCATCAGAATTCAGAAAGAAGCACGTCTCAAACTAA
- a CDS encoding YjcZ family sporulation protein → MSEEHGYGQGFTLIVVLFILLIIVGTSYYG, encoded by the coding sequence ATGAGTGAAGAACATGGATATGGTCAAGGCTTTACCCTCATCGTTGTGTTATTTATTCTTCTTATCATTGTTGGAACTTCCTATTATGGATAG
- a CDS encoding GerAB/ArcD/ProY family transporter yields MNTFKYADEKIKSSDILIAIPAVVIGIGILPFPRTLAKEMTTSDGWVSILIAGLIVIGIVWGLAKLASQFPNQSFMIYASSLVSKPVAKILTFLYFIFGISLTSLELRSVADVSHQYLFDRTPMEVIILTFLLVVVNAVSGSRAGLFRLNALFLPFIFCVTALLVLLSIGYMETKNLFPVFKTDMKGYLKGISDSGLSFTGISILLFYMSLVKNPKKAPKMAVFGMSSVVAFYILVYITCIAVFGDRATEVMRFPIIEVAKTIEVPGGFFERVESIFFVIWLMSLFTTTAMAYDIAVMAMNAIFPKVKKVMIVFILSPIVFFISTIPNSFMEIVKFANWISYFSWALNLLTLSLLWIAYWIKGAKQRET; encoded by the coding sequence ATGAACACCTTCAAATATGCAGATGAGAAAATTAAAAGTAGCGATATTTTGATTGCTATTCCTGCTGTGGTGATAGGGATTGGCATATTACCGTTTCCACGTACACTTGCGAAAGAGATGACGACTTCAGATGGATGGGTCTCTATCCTGATTGCTGGACTTATTGTGATTGGAATTGTCTGGGGACTTGCAAAACTAGCCTCACAATTTCCGAATCAGTCCTTTATGATTTATGCATCTTCGTTAGTGTCAAAGCCGGTAGCAAAGATTTTAACCTTTCTTTATTTTATTTTTGGCATTTCCTTAACTAGTTTAGAGCTTCGTTCGGTAGCAGATGTATCTCATCAATATTTATTTGATCGTACGCCGATGGAAGTAATTATACTTACTTTTCTTTTAGTAGTGGTCAATGCTGTATCTGGCTCAAGAGCTGGGTTATTTAGACTCAACGCATTGTTTTTACCGTTTATTTTTTGCGTGACGGCTCTTTTAGTCTTGCTTTCCATTGGTTACATGGAAACCAAAAATCTATTCCCTGTTTTTAAAACAGACATGAAAGGATACCTCAAAGGTATTTCAGATAGTGGTTTATCATTTACAGGAATAAGTATTTTGCTTTTTTATATGTCACTAGTAAAAAATCCAAAGAAAGCTCCAAAGATGGCTGTATTCGGGATGTCTTCGGTAGTCGCGTTTTATATCTTAGTTTATATAACATGTATAGCGGTATTCGGTGACAGAGCAACAGAAGTGATGCGTTTTCCCATTATAGAGGTAGCGAAGACGATTGAGGTACCAGGCGGATTTTTTGAACGAGTGGAATCGATCTTTTTTGTTATTTGGTTAATGTCTTTATTTACTACAACAGCTATGGCATACGATATTGCCGTCATGGCAATGAATGCTATTTTTCCAAAAGTAAAAAAAGTTATGATAGTATTCATACTATCTCCTATTGTTTTTTTTATCTCAACCATTCCTAATAGCTTCATGGAAATTGTCAAATTTGCAAATTGGATTTCTTATTTTAGCTGGGCTCTAAATTTGCTAACTCTATCTTTATTATGGATCGCTTATTGGATAAAGGGGGCGAAGCAGCGTGAAACATAA